One part of the Caproiciproducens sp. CPB-2 genome encodes these proteins:
- the rsfS gene encoding ribosome silencing factor, whose product MTSLELAKETVKILDEKKAMDLKVIGIKDISVIADYFVFSTGTSSTHVKSLAEEVEFKLKQLGVSPEHVDGYRSNSWVLLDYGNVMVHIFTADAREFYNLDRLWQDAEKIDISDIVKE is encoded by the coding sequence ATGACGTCACTGGAACTGGCAAAGGAAACGGTTAAGATTTTGGATGAAAAGAAAGCCATGGACCTGAAGGTCATCGGCATTAAGGATATTTCCGTGATTGCGGATTATTTTGTTTTTTCGACCGGTACCAGCAGCACTCACGTCAAGTCGCTTGCGGAAGAGGTCGAGTTCAAATTAAAGCAGCTCGGCGTCAGCCCGGAGCACGTTGACGGCTACCGTTCCAACTCCTGGGTGCTTCTGGACTACGGCAATGTCATGGTCCATATTTTTACGGCGGACGCGCGCGAATTTTACAATCTTGACCGTCTGTGGCAGGACGCGGAAAAAATCGACATTTCCGATATTGTAAAAGAATAA
- the yqeK gene encoding bis(5'-nucleosyl)-tetraphosphatase (symmetrical) YqeK translates to MNKIDYEAIIKPFLSQKRYDHSLCVRDAAVRLAKKYEADVEKAEVAGILHDIMKDVPPDEQLKMMMRYDIILTDVERSAQKLWHAMLGAAYLEKELKITDAEILNAVRYHTTGRAHMTRLDKIIFIADFISADRDYDGVEALRRAADVSLEQAMIEGMVYTIQDLTKDCRAIHPDTIAAYNEAVLKNKYS, encoded by the coding sequence ATGAATAAAATCGATTATGAGGCGATTATAAAGCCGTTTCTCAGCCAAAAACGATATGATCATTCCCTTTGTGTCCGCGACGCTGCGGTGCGTCTTGCAAAAAAGTATGAGGCCGATGTGGAAAAAGCGGAAGTTGCCGGAATTCTTCACGATATTATGAAGGATGTTCCGCCCGATGAACAGCTGAAAATGATGATGCGCTACGATATCATCCTGACCGATGTGGAGCGCAGCGCGCAGAAGCTATGGCACGCAATGCTCGGCGCAGCTTATCTGGAGAAGGAACTGAAAATCACCGACGCGGAGATTTTAAATGCCGTAAGGTATCACACGACCGGGCGGGCCCACATGACCCGGCTGGACAAAATTATCTTTATCGCCGATTTTATTTCCGCGGACCGCGATTACGACGGCGTGGAGGCTCTGCGCAGGGCCGCCGACGTCAGTCTGGAACAGGCGATGATCGAAGGAATGGTTTACACCATTCAGGACCTGACAAAAGACTGCCGCGCCATCCATCCCGATACGATCGCCGCTTATAACGAGGCGGTTCTGAAAAATAAATACAGTTAA
- the nadD gene encoding nicotinate (nicotinamide) nucleotide adenylyltransferase, with amino-acid sequence MQKIAVFGGTFNPIHNGHMHLAKRFAELIGAQRVLLIPTYQPPHKHAPNLAPGRDRLAMCRLACEGNIFEVSDIELKRRGRSYTADTLRELKKRNPDSELYLITGEDMFLTLKHWYEAETIFRLAVLCAAPRGGDGLRSLLDYAEILEREGAKTFIRNIEYLPISSTMVRNAVRDGKSISELVPPKVADYIAENKLYLEQENE; translated from the coding sequence ATGCAGAAAATTGCCGTATTCGGCGGCACCTTCAACCCCATTCACAACGGGCATATGCATCTGGCAAAGCGGTTTGCAGAGCTGATCGGGGCGCAAAGGGTACTGCTGATTCCGACTTATCAGCCTCCGCACAAGCACGCGCCCAACCTTGCCCCCGGCAGGGACAGGCTTGCAATGTGCCGCCTTGCGTGCGAAGGGAATATTTTTGAGGTCAGCGACATAGAGCTGAAACGGAGGGGCCGCAGCTACACTGCGGACACTCTGCGGGAACTGAAAAAAAGAAACCCGGATTCCGAGCTTTACCTGATTACCGGCGAGGATATGTTCCTTACCCTGAAGCACTGGTATGAGGCGGAAACGATTTTCAGGCTGGCTGTTCTGTGCGCGGCCCCGCGCGGCGGCGACGGACTGCGTTCCCTTTTGGACTACGCTGAAATTCTGGAGAGGGAAGGGGCGAAAACCTTCATCCGGAATATTGAATATCTTCCTATTTCGTCAACAATGGTCCGCAATGCGGTTCGGGATGGGAAAAGCATTTCGGAGCTTGTCCCGCCGAAGGTTGCGGATTATATAGCGGAAAATAAGTTGTATTTGGAGCAGGAAAATGAATAA
- a CDS encoding YhbY family RNA-binding protein, protein MMTSKQRAFLRSLANDIDTILMVGKSGVGPDVVKQADDALTAREILKGKVLETSPVPVRDTAERIAAETGSEVVQVIGSKFVLYRRNEKEPKITLPKAAKK, encoded by the coding sequence ATGATGACCAGTAAACAGCGCGCATTTCTCCGCTCCCTCGCAAACGATATCGACACGATTTTAATGGTGGGAAAATCCGGCGTCGGCCCGGACGTCGTCAAACAGGCGGACGACGCTCTGACCGCGCGGGAAATCCTGAAAGGGAAAGTGCTGGAGACCTCTCCCGTCCCCGTCAGGGACACCGCCGAACGGATTGCCGCCGAGACGGGCTCGGAAGTCGTACAGGTCATCGGTTCCAAGTTTGTACTGTACCGCAGAAACGAAAAAGAACCGAAAATCACTCTTCCCAAAGCAGCAAAAAAGTAA
- the rdgB gene encoding RdgB/HAM1 family non-canonical purine NTP pyrophosphatase, with the protein MKFVMATHNQKKLQELERILMPLHISVSAPDLPEVEETGTTFAENAFLKADSACRETGLPAVADDSGLMVDALGGAPGVYSARYAGEDATDLDRIHKLLDAVKDVPREKRAAKFVSAICCVFPDGSRITAQGECAGTIAFAPEGEGGFGYDPIFLVNGKSFAQLTAEEKDEISHRGRALRAFAEKLRNRKEENG; encoded by the coding sequence ATGAAATTTGTCATGGCTACCCATAATCAGAAGAAGCTTCAGGAGCTTGAGCGCATTTTGATGCCTCTCCATATCTCCGTTTCGGCGCCCGATCTGCCGGAGGTGGAGGAAACAGGTACCACCTTTGCGGAAAACGCATTTCTCAAAGCGGATTCGGCCTGCCGGGAAACGGGGCTGCCCGCCGTTGCGGACGATTCCGGCCTGATGGTGGACGCTCTGGGCGGAGCGCCGGGCGTGTATTCGGCCCGGTACGCCGGGGAAGACGCAACCGATCTTGACCGGATCCATAAGCTGCTGGACGCGGTTAAGGATGTTCCGCGGGAGAAGCGTGCGGCGAAATTCGTCAGCGCCATCTGCTGTGTTTTTCCGGACGGAAGCCGGATCACCGCACAGGGCGAATGTGCGGGGACCATCGCGTTCGCTCCCGAAGGGGAGGGCGGTTTCGGCTACGACCCGATTTTTCTTGTCAATGGAAAATCCTTCGCTCAGCTGACCGCAGAGGAAAAGGATGAAATCAGCCACCGCGGCCGGGCGCTCAGGGCGTTCGCCGAAAAATTACGGAACAGGAAGGAAGAGAACGGATGA
- the ftsY gene encoding signal recognition particle-docking protein FtsY, with product MGLFSKIKEGLKKTRDKMSSSVESMLRSFTSIDEELFEELEELLVMGDVGVLTAQHICDTLRKKVKEQGVTDPEAIYGMLRETVAEMLRGGEELQISTKPSVILVIGVNGVGKTTTIGKIASRLKAEGKRVVLGAADTFRAAAVEQLEVWAQRSGAELVKQPEGSDPASVVYDAVAAAKARGADVVICDTAGRLHNKKNLMDELSKIGRVIDRELPDADKEVLLVLDATTGQNAVNQAREFQNAAGITGIVLTKLDGTARGGVVLAIRENLGIPVKFIGVGEQVDDLQPFDADEFAEALFARENQE from the coding sequence ATGGGCTTATTCTCAAAGATAAAAGAGGGATTAAAAAAGACAAGGGACAAAATGAGCTCCTCCGTGGAGTCCATGCTCCGCTCCTTTACCTCCATCGACGAGGAGCTTTTTGAGGAGCTGGAAGAACTGCTCGTCATGGGCGACGTCGGCGTGCTCACCGCGCAGCATATCTGCGACACGCTCCGCAAAAAGGTAAAGGAACAGGGCGTTACCGACCCGGAAGCGATTTACGGGATGCTGCGCGAAACCGTTGCGGAAATGCTCCGCGGCGGCGAAGAGCTGCAGATTTCCACCAAACCGTCCGTGATTCTGGTTATCGGCGTCAACGGCGTCGGCAAAACGACCACCATCGGGAAAATTGCGTCCCGGTTAAAGGCCGAGGGGAAAAGGGTCGTTCTCGGCGCGGCGGATACCTTCCGCGCCGCCGCCGTGGAACAGCTGGAGGTCTGGGCGCAGCGTTCCGGCGCCGAGCTGGTGAAGCAGCCGGAGGGCAGCGACCCCGCTTCCGTGGTATACGACGCGGTTGCCGCCGCCAAGGCCAGAGGAGCGGACGTAGTGATCTGCGACACGGCCGGACGGCTTCACAATAAAAAGAACCTGATGGACGAGCTTTCCAAAATCGGCCGCGTCATTGACCGGGAGCTGCCGGACGCGGACAAAGAGGTGCTGCTGGTGCTCGACGCCACCACCGGCCAGAACGCCGTGAACCAGGCGCGCGAATTCCAGAACGCGGCCGGGATCACCGGGATCGTGCTGACCAAGCTGGACGGCACCGCGCGCGGCGGCGTGGTGCTCGCCATCCGCGAAAATCTGGGAATCCCGGTCAAATTCATTGGAGTCGGGGAACAGGTCGACGACCTTCAGCCGTTCGACGCCGACGAATTTGCCGAGGCTTTATTTGCAAGGGAGAATCAGGAATGA
- the smc gene encoding chromosome segregation protein SMC, producing the protein MLLKSLEIQGFKTFPDKTTLSFDHGITAVVGPNGSGKSNISDAVRWVLGEQSTRVLRCTKMEDVIFSGTPVRKAQGFAEVTLNIDNALRQLPFDADNVAVTRRYYRSGDSEYLINKAAVRLKDINELFMDTGLGRDGYSIIGQGKIDSIVAARSEDRREIFEEAAGISRFRYRKEESERRLNQAEDNLLRLRDILTELQDRVGPLKEQSEKAQQYLAYAAEKRTLEIGLWLNTLEKSGRVLREHDDKILIARDQHETVERELQEIDEKIEQNFREAGACTAKVDEIRQEAARQEENAVKKDGEASVLQNDIQHNEENIGRIRKEIEQSAVSSQDMEKEIDQKKTQIRQKTEYINEKNRLTQTYTEQLEELRRSMNETTGKIDGYTREIAECANQATEAKVAEMTAVSSITEIQLRLTDIAQTIRAKKEQMAQLQKESGDYAKMLSDTDERIGALTNTAKGYELRLNTRRQRMEAVKQQSETLRLDAQEHARKAHLLEELERNLEGFSHSVKIVMKEAGRGTVGGIHGPVSRLIKVPSQYAVAIETALGAAMQNIVVGNEQDAKNAIRLLKQRDSGRATFLPLTTIRGNVLQENGLDDCPGFVGIAGRLCSCDEKYNGILNSLLGRIAVAEDLDSAVAIAKRYNYRFRIVTLDGQVVNAGGSLTGGSLARNSGLLSRASEIERIRAEAAELQKKAEAAAAALKTASEEVSSCEAELAAAKAELSSAQEERVKIDSEHRRALADLAAVSRDCDALNEENKTAGARLSLQREAQQAAQARSKEITEKQAALQAELSQISGSRTELNQASDELSAQLQEIRMACLSAQKDIESLRAGIEDIERRKQDHEGRTEALNEEINTVRAASAALTVRVEELKEQAAALREAAKKCGGQIEELNARRMEYERLSAEMRAKEHEKSAEKEKIGHELARLEERKANLQKEYDEIISRLWEEYELTRREAEETGAKIENPAQAQKRLNELKNKIKALGSVNVAAVEEYKEVSERYEFMKAQIEDVEKSRDELKKLIGELTHQMRGLFVERFGQINENFKQTFRELFGGGTAELALSAPDDILNSGIEISVQPPGKIITHLESLSGGEKALVAIALYFAIMKVNPPPFCVLDEIEAALDDVNVDRFAAYLRRMNKNTQFIVITHRRGSMEEADVLYGVTMQDEGISKLLELHVSEIEAKLGMKEQH; encoded by the coding sequence ATGCTGTTGAAGTCACTGGAAATTCAGGGGTTCAAGACATTTCCTGATAAGACAACTCTCAGCTTTGACCATGGTATCACGGCGGTCGTGGGCCCGAACGGAAGCGGAAAAAGCAATATCAGCGACGCAGTCCGCTGGGTTCTGGGCGAACAGTCCACCCGGGTGCTCCGCTGCACGAAAATGGAGGACGTTATTTTCAGCGGTACTCCCGTGCGCAAGGCACAGGGGTTTGCCGAGGTTACCCTGAACATTGACAATGCCCTTCGCCAGCTTCCGTTCGATGCCGACAATGTGGCGGTCACCCGCCGGTATTACCGCTCCGGGGACAGCGAATATTTGATCAATAAGGCCGCGGTGCGGCTGAAGGATATCAACGAGCTTTTCATGGACACCGGCCTTGGCCGCGACGGATACTCCATCATCGGACAGGGCAAGATCGACAGCATCGTGGCCGCCCGTTCGGAGGACCGCCGCGAAATTTTTGAGGAGGCCGCGGGGATTTCCCGCTTCCGTTACCGCAAGGAGGAATCCGAGCGCAGGCTGAATCAGGCCGAAGATAACCTCCTCCGCCTGAGGGATATTCTGACGGAGCTGCAGGACAGGGTCGGCCCGTTAAAGGAACAGTCCGAAAAGGCGCAGCAGTACCTTGCCTACGCCGCTGAAAAGCGTACGCTGGAAATCGGGCTCTGGCTCAATACGCTGGAAAAATCGGGCCGGGTCCTGCGCGAGCACGACGATAAAATCCTGATTGCCCGTGACCAGCATGAAACGGTGGAGCGGGAGCTTCAGGAAATAGACGAAAAAATCGAGCAGAATTTCAGGGAAGCCGGCGCCTGCACCGCAAAGGTGGATGAAATCCGCCAGGAAGCGGCCAGGCAGGAGGAGAATGCCGTCAAAAAAGACGGCGAAGCGTCGGTCCTGCAGAACGATATTCAGCACAACGAGGAAAATATCGGGCGTATCCGAAAGGAAATCGAGCAAAGCGCCGTTTCCAGTCAGGATATGGAAAAGGAAATCGATCAGAAAAAGACTCAGATTCGGCAGAAAACAGAGTACATAAACGAGAAGAATCGACTGACCCAAACCTACACCGAACAATTGGAAGAACTTCGCCGGAGCATGAACGAAACCACCGGGAAAATCGACGGATACACGCGGGAAATTGCGGAATGCGCCAATCAGGCGACGGAAGCAAAGGTCGCGGAGATGACGGCGGTTTCCTCCATCACCGAAATACAGCTTCGGCTTACCGATATTGCTCAGACCATCCGCGCCAAAAAGGAGCAGATGGCACAGCTTCAGAAAGAGTCCGGCGATTACGCGAAAATGCTTTCCGACACCGACGAACGGATCGGCGCGCTGACCAACACGGCGAAGGGCTACGAGCTGCGGCTGAATACGCGCCGCCAGCGGATGGAAGCGGTCAAGCAGCAGAGCGAAACGCTCCGTCTGGACGCACAGGAGCACGCGCGCAAAGCACACCTTCTGGAGGAGCTGGAGCGCAATCTGGAAGGCTTCTCCCACAGTGTCAAAATTGTGATGAAGGAAGCCGGGCGGGGGACCGTCGGCGGCATCCACGGGCCGGTTTCCCGACTGATCAAAGTACCTTCCCAATACGCCGTCGCCATTGAAACGGCGTTGGGCGCGGCCATGCAGAACATTGTCGTCGGCAATGAACAGGACGCGAAAAACGCGATCCGTTTGCTCAAACAGCGCGATTCCGGCCGGGCGACCTTTCTTCCCCTTACAACGATCCGGGGAAATGTCCTGCAGGAAAACGGCCTTGACGACTGCCCCGGCTTCGTCGGCATCGCGGGCCGCCTGTGCAGCTGTGATGAAAAATATAACGGGATCCTGAATTCTCTCTTGGGGCGCATTGCCGTGGCGGAGGATCTGGACAGCGCCGTCGCGATCGCCAAGCGCTACAACTACCGGTTCCGCATTGTTACGCTGGACGGGCAGGTCGTCAACGCGGGCGGTTCGCTCACCGGCGGTTCGCTCGCAAGAAACTCCGGACTGCTCAGCCGCGCGTCGGAAATTGAGCGCATCCGGGCGGAAGCCGCCGAGCTCCAGAAGAAAGCGGAAGCCGCCGCCGCGGCGCTGAAAACCGCTTCGGAAGAGGTTTCTTCCTGTGAAGCGGAGCTTGCCGCAGCCAAAGCGGAGCTTTCTTCCGCGCAGGAAGAGCGCGTGAAAATCGATTCCGAGCACAGGCGCGCGCTTGCTGACCTGGCCGCCGTCTCCCGCGACTGCGACGCTTTGAACGAGGAAAACAAAACGGCCGGCGCAAGGCTCAGCCTTCAAAGAGAAGCGCAGCAGGCCGCGCAGGCCCGCTCAAAGGAAATCACGGAAAAGCAGGCCGCTTTACAGGCGGAGCTCAGTCAGATCAGCGGCAGCCGAACCGAGCTGAACCAGGCCAGCGACGAGCTCTCCGCGCAGCTGCAGGAAATCCGCATGGCCTGTCTCTCGGCGCAGAAGGACATCGAGTCTCTGCGGGCGGGGATCGAGGACATTGAACGCAGGAAGCAGGACCACGAGGGCCGTACGGAAGCGCTGAACGAAGAGATCAACACCGTCCGGGCCGCCAGCGCCGCGCTGACCGTCCGTGTGGAAGAACTGAAAGAGCAGGCCGCCGCCCTTCGCGAAGCCGCGAAAAAATGCGGCGGGCAAATCGAAGAGCTGAACGCCAGACGGATGGAATATGAACGCCTCTCCGCGGAAATGCGCGCGAAGGAGCATGAAAAATCGGCGGAAAAAGAAAAAATAGGTCATGAGCTTGCCCGTCTGGAGGAACGCAAGGCCAACCTTCAGAAAGAGTATGATGAAATAATCAGCCGCTTATGGGAAGAATACGAACTGACACGCCGGGAAGCGGAAGAGACGGGCGCGAAAATAGAAAATCCGGCGCAGGCACAGAAACGCCTGAACGAGCTGAAAAATAAGATCAAGGCGCTCGGCTCCGTCAATGTGGCCGCGGTCGAGGAATACAAGGAAGTTTCCGAACGCTACGAGTTTATGAAAGCCCAGATCGAAGACGTCGAGAAAAGCCGCGACGAGCTCAAAAAGCTGATCGGCGAGCTGACGCATCAGATGCGCGGCCTGTTTGTGGAACGCTTCGGGCAGATCAACGAAAATTTCAAGCAGACGTTCCGGGAGCTGTTCGGGGGCGGTACCGCCGAGCTGGCGCTGAGCGCGCCCGATGATATTTTAAATTCGGGCATCGAAATCTCCGTACAGCCGCCGGGCAAGATCATCACGCACCTGGAGTCGCTCTCCGGCGGGGAAAAGGCGCTGGTGGCGATCGCCCTGTATTTTGCGATTATGAAGGTCAACCCGCCGCCGTTCTGCGTGCTCGACGAAATCGAAGCCGCGCTGGACGACGTGAACGTCGACCGGTTTGCCGCATATCTGCGCCGCATGAATAAAAACACGCAGTTTATTGTAATCACGCACCGCCGCGGCAGCATGGAGGAAGCGGATGTGCTTTACGGCGTCACCATGCAGGACGAGGGCATTTCCAAGCTGCTGGAGCTGCATGTGTCCGAAATTGAGGCCAAGCTTGGCATGAAGGAACAACATTGA
- a CDS encoding elongator complex protein 3 has product MKHANVAIFVPHNGCPHQCSFCNQRAITGRLAQPSPREVQNAAGIAKNSLRGNTKNAEIAFFGGSFTAIEPGYMVSLLEAAAPFVKDGTFAGIRVSTRPDCIDEEILKLLKKYGVTSIELGAQSMDDRVLRLNRRGHTAQQVAAAARLVKSNGFTLGLQMMTGLYGDTAEGSVLTARKLAALHPENMRIYPTVIMRGTELGDRYLRGEYRTLNLEETVQLCAGLLDFFEDQGIRVIRLGLHSSPELERDMLAGPWHPAFRELCESVRLLRRISAYLRQNPQLKDSIMIKVNPKTASKAAGQKKCNLAALAQLGYRAKIVQDAGVEENCFTIE; this is encoded by the coding sequence TTGAAACACGCCAACGTAGCGATTTTCGTGCCCCACAACGGCTGCCCGCACCAGTGCAGCTTCTGCAACCAGCGCGCCATTACCGGCCGGCTGGCGCAGCCTTCGCCGCGGGAGGTGCAAAACGCGGCCGGGATCGCGAAAAACAGCCTGCGCGGGAATACGAAAAATGCAGAGATTGCCTTTTTCGGCGGCAGCTTTACCGCGATTGAGCCGGGCTATATGGTGTCCCTTCTGGAAGCGGCGGCGCCTTTTGTAAAGGACGGCACCTTTGCGGGAATCCGCGTTTCCACAAGGCCGGACTGTATTGACGAAGAGATTTTGAAGCTGCTGAAAAAATACGGCGTTACCTCGATTGAGCTCGGCGCGCAGAGCATGGACGACCGTGTTCTTCGGCTGAACCGGCGCGGACATACCGCGCAACAGGTCGCGGCGGCGGCGCGGCTGGTGAAATCCAACGGTTTTACGCTTGGGCTGCAGATGATGACCGGGCTTTACGGCGATACCGCCGAAGGCAGCGTGCTGACCGCGAGAAAGCTGGCCGCGCTCCATCCGGAGAATATGCGGATTTATCCGACCGTCATTATGCGGGGGACGGAGCTGGGCGACCGATATCTCAGAGGAGAGTACCGAACGCTGAATCTGGAAGAAACCGTGCAACTCTGCGCCGGACTGCTGGATTTCTTCGAGGATCAGGGCATCAGGGTCATCCGCCTGGGACTGCACAGCTCGCCGGAGCTGGAGCGGGACATGCTCGCCGGACCGTGGCATCCGGCTTTCCGGGAGCTTTGCGAAAGCGTGCGCCTGCTTCGCCGAATTTCCGCGTACTTACGGCAAAATCCGCAGTTAAAAGACAGTATTATGATTAAGGTGAACCCGAAAACGGCATCAAAGGCTGCGGGGCAGAAAAAGTGCAATTTGGCCGCGCTTGCGCAACTGGGCTACCGCGCAAAAATCGTACAGGACGCAGGCGTAGAGGAAAATTGCTTTACGATAGAATAA
- the rnc gene encoding ribonuclease III, translating into MKELEEKLEYHFKNQQYLRTALTHSSYANETRVPGGSNERLEFLGDSILGLVVADYLFKQFPDLPEGDLTKKRAALVCEKACCGFSTQLEVGKFLLLSHGEQNSGGRTRSSILADAFESIIAAIYLDGGMEEARKFILRFVLPLLQTARPKAFKDYKTALQEIIQQNPEEHLEYVLTGESGPDHDKHFTVEVHLNSNVIGKGGGRSKKEAEQQAAREAMELMGY; encoded by the coding sequence ATGAAAGAACTGGAAGAGAAGCTGGAGTACCATTTTAAAAATCAGCAGTATCTGAGAACGGCGCTGACCCATTCGTCCTATGCCAACGAAACCCGGGTGCCGGGCGGCAGCAACGAGCGGCTGGAGTTCCTCGGGGACTCGATCCTGGGGCTGGTGGTGGCGGATTACCTGTTTAAGCAGTTCCCAGACCTGCCGGAAGGCGATCTTACGAAAAAGCGGGCCGCGCTGGTCTGTGAAAAGGCCTGCTGCGGATTCTCCACCCAGCTGGAGGTCGGGAAGTTCCTGCTTTTAAGCCACGGGGAACAGAACTCCGGCGGCCGCACGCGTTCCTCCATCCTGGCCGACGCGTTCGAGTCCATTATCGCCGCGATTTATCTGGACGGCGGCATGGAGGAGGCCCGCAAGTTTATCCTTCGCTTTGTCCTGCCCCTGCTGCAGACGGCAAGGCCGAAAGCCTTCAAGGATTATAAGACCGCCCTGCAGGAGATCATCCAGCAGAATCCGGAGGAACATCTGGAATATGTGCTGACGGGCGAAAGCGGCCCCGACCACGACAAGCATTTTACCGTGGAGGTCCACCTGAACAGCAACGTCATCGGCAAGGGCGGCGGGCGCAGCAAAAAAGAGGCCGAGCAGCAGGCTGCCCGCGAAGCAATGGAGCTGATGGGTTATTGA
- the plsX gene encoding phosphate acyltransferase PlsX has protein sequence MKIIVDAFGGDNAPLEILKGCAQAVAELDIDILLTGREEEIRRVAKEHEISLNRMQVIDVPDVITMEEHAGEIMKSKSNSSMAEALRRLAAGEGDACISAGNSGALVVGATLIVKRIKGIKRVAFAPVMPKREGCFMLIDSGANVDCKADMLRQFGVMGSVYMQKVMNIDHPRVALANIGTEEHKGGDLQHEAFAMLKNSGLNFVGNIEARDIPLDAGDVIVADGFTGNSILKTYEGVAILLMGKLKEIFTKNTLNKLAAAIVLKDIKTLRKTMDYNEYGGAPLMGCAKPVFKAHGSAKAKTFYNALRLLKSYVSGGVVDEIASSIENYKKNTAKESDDEDAAE, from the coding sequence ATGAAAATAATCGTTGATGCATTTGGAGGCGACAACGCCCCCCTCGAAATTCTGAAAGGCTGCGCACAGGCCGTCGCGGAGCTGGACATCGATATTCTGCTGACCGGGCGGGAGGAGGAAATCCGCCGGGTGGCGAAGGAACATGAGATTTCCCTGAACCGCATGCAGGTTATCGATGTGCCGGACGTGATTACCATGGAAGAGCACGCCGGGGAAATCATGAAATCAAAATCCAATTCCTCCATGGCGGAAGCCCTGCGCCGTCTGGCCGCGGGGGAAGGCGACGCCTGTATTTCCGCGGGCAACAGCGGCGCTCTGGTAGTCGGCGCGACCCTGATCGTCAAAAGGATCAAAGGAATCAAGCGCGTCGCCTTTGCGCCGGTCATGCCGAAAAGGGAAGGCTGCTTTATGCTGATCGACTCCGGCGCGAACGTGGACTGCAAGGCGGACATGCTCCGCCAGTTCGGCGTGATGGGTTCCGTTTACATGCAGAAGGTCATGAATATCGATCATCCGCGGGTCGCTCTTGCCAACATCGGCACGGAGGAACACAAGGGCGGCGACCTTCAGCACGAAGCGTTTGCCATGCTGAAAAATTCCGGTCTGAACTTTGTCGGCAATATTGAAGCGCGCGATATCCCGCTGGATGCCGGCGATGTGATTGTTGCGGACGGCTTTACCGGAAATTCGATTTTAAAGACATATGAGGGTGTAGCCATCCTGCTGATGGGGAAACTAAAGGAGATCTTCACGAAAAATACTCTGAACAAGCTTGCGGCGGCGATTGTTTTAAAGGACATCAAAACGCTCCGAAAGACGATGGATTACAACGAATACGGCGGCGCCCCGCTGATGGGCTGCGCCAAACCGGTGTTCAAGGCGCACGGCAGCGCAAAGGCAAAAACCTTCTATAATGCGCTCCGTCTGTTAAAATCCTATGTTTCCGGCGGCGTTGTCGACGAAATCGCAAGCTCCATTGAGAACTATAAAAAGAATACCGCAAAAGAATCCGACGATGAAGATGCGGCGGAATAA